A stretch of the Synechocystis sp. PCC 7338 genome encodes the following:
- a CDS encoding glutathione S-transferase family protein, with product MTNPLSWPALAELLNYQVDTVNGATNAQATLRLFGQPEEAVRVTLYRDNHAWCPYCQKVWLWLEEKQIPYQIKKVTMFCYGEKEAWYKKLVPSGMLPALELNGRFHTESDDILMALEKAFGPLLWGMEDPLVLPLRKLERLLFRAWCNWLCYPAMFPGADQRNQQQFQQVVDQVEKALEKLPGPYFLPEFSTADIVFIPYVERMNASLFYYKGYSLRENNPRLKDWFGALETRATYRGTQSDFHTHAHDLPPQMGGCYSNGSAQARQNQEQVDHSPWFGLPDATYPEPENVKQEAIARVVKHHRNIIEVNGHDQGESFDQALRCALTLLATGEQCTPPQGTDQALRYLRDRINVPRDMSIYAAKHLRQALETTASLVGDQQGEPIPVRHRRDQDPANFC from the coding sequence ATGACTAATCCCCTTTCCTGGCCAGCTCTAGCGGAATTGCTTAACTACCAAGTGGATACAGTTAACGGTGCCACCAATGCCCAGGCAACCTTAAGGTTGTTTGGGCAACCTGAGGAGGCTGTGCGAGTTACCCTCTATCGGGATAATCATGCCTGGTGTCCCTATTGTCAAAAAGTTTGGTTGTGGTTAGAAGAAAAGCAAATTCCCTACCAAATTAAAAAAGTGACTATGTTTTGCTATGGGGAAAAGGAAGCTTGGTATAAAAAATTGGTGCCATCGGGAATGTTACCGGCTTTGGAATTAAATGGCAGATTCCACACTGAAAGCGACGATATTTTAATGGCTTTAGAGAAAGCTTTTGGACCATTGCTTTGGGGCATGGAAGATCCATTGGTTTTACCTCTCAGAAAACTGGAAAGACTATTGTTTCGAGCGTGGTGTAATTGGCTCTGTTACCCAGCCATGTTTCCCGGTGCCGATCAACGGAATCAACAACAGTTCCAACAGGTAGTTGATCAAGTGGAAAAAGCCCTGGAAAAATTGCCTGGCCCCTATTTTTTGCCGGAATTTAGCACGGCTGACATCGTTTTTATTCCCTATGTAGAGCGCATGAATGCCAGCCTATTTTATTACAAAGGTTATTCTCTGCGGGAAAATAATCCCCGGCTCAAGGACTGGTTTGGGGCTTTGGAAACTAGGGCTACCTATCGAGGCACCCAGAGTGACTTCCATACCCATGCCCATGATTTGCCTCCCCAAATGGGCGGTTGTTACTCCAACGGCAGTGCCCAAGCCCGGCAGAACCAAGAGCAGGTGGATCATAGCCCTTGGTTTGGTTTACCCGATGCCACCTACCCGGAACCAGAAAACGTTAAGCAAGAAGCGATCGCCAGGGTGGTGAAACATCACCGCAATATTATTGAGGTCAACGGCCATGACCAGGGGGAGAGTTTTGACCAAGCCCTACGCTGTGCGTTAACTCTACTGGCTACGGGGGAACAATGTACACCGCCCCAGGGTACTGACCAAGCATTGCGTTATCTGCGGGATCGTATTAATGTGCCCCGGGATATGTCCATTTACGCCGCCAAACATCTCCGCCAAGCGTTGGAAACCACTGCTAGTTTAGTGGGAGATCAACAAGGGGAACCAATTCCAGTACGCCACCGCCGGGATCAAGACCCAGCCAATTTTTGCTGA
- a CDS encoding carbohydrate ABC transporter permease — MKHWKTYLVLVLLAIAMLLPLLWLVATALKAPTEDVFGGLGQLLPRQPNLGNFIKVWQDYPFGRYLLNSVVVSSITVALNLFFCALAAYPLARLNFVGRDVTLAAIVATLMIPFQLIMIPLYILAVNLGLRNSYVGIIFPSLASAFGIFLLRQAFQGVPKELEEAARIDGCRELGIWWHIMIPAIRPALVTLAIFVFIGSWSDFLWPLIVLDQPEYYTLPLGVAQLSSALDFDWRLIAAASVIAIAPIIVLFLFVQRYIIPSEASSGVKG, encoded by the coding sequence GTGAAACACTGGAAAACTTACCTAGTTTTGGTCTTGTTGGCGATCGCCATGTTGTTGCCGTTGCTATGGTTGGTAGCTACGGCGTTGAAGGCCCCGACGGAGGATGTCTTTGGGGGTTTGGGACAATTATTACCCCGACAACCCAACCTGGGGAATTTTATTAAGGTTTGGCAAGACTATCCCTTTGGCCGCTACCTACTTAACAGCGTGGTGGTTTCCAGCATCACTGTGGCCCTCAATTTATTTTTTTGCGCCCTAGCCGCCTATCCCCTGGCTCGGTTAAACTTTGTCGGTCGAGACGTGACCCTAGCGGCGATCGTAGCCACGTTGATGATCCCTTTCCAGTTGATCATGATTCCCCTCTACATTCTGGCAGTGAATTTGGGGCTCAGGAATAGTTACGTGGGCATTATCTTCCCCAGCCTGGCTTCTGCCTTTGGTATTTTTCTGCTCCGTCAGGCTTTCCAAGGGGTGCCCAAGGAATTGGAGGAGGCGGCCCGCATCGATGGTTGTCGAGAACTGGGCATTTGGTGGCACATCATGATTCCTGCCATTCGCCCCGCCTTGGTTACCCTGGCCATTTTTGTTTTCATCGGTTCCTGGAGCGATTTTCTTTGGCCCTTGATTGTGCTCGATCAACCAGAATATTACACATTGCCTTTGGGCGTTGCCCAATTGTCCAGTGCTTTGGATTTTGACTGGCGGCTAATTGCAGCGGCTTCCGTAATTGCCATTGCTCCCATTATTGTGCTGTTTCTGTTTGTGCAACGTTATATTATCCCCTCCGAGGCTAGTAGTGGGGTCAAAGGATAG
- a CDS encoding GFA family protein: MNNVPCKTKGSCRCGKIQFEVSSKALITMACHCTGCQKMTSSAFSLSSLFPSSAFFIASGSPVIGGLHGGTRHYFCDHCMSWLFTRPEGMDDFVNVRSTLLEDTQNYRPFIECYTDEKLAWATTEAKYSFSKFPAQEDYPALIQAFASNGK, translated from the coding sequence GTGAACAATGTACCTTGCAAGACTAAAGGAAGTTGCCGTTGCGGCAAGATTCAATTTGAAGTGTCTTCAAAAGCATTGATTACTATGGCCTGTCACTGTACAGGATGTCAAAAAATGACATCAAGCGCATTTAGTCTGAGTTCACTGTTTCCCAGTTCTGCATTTTTTATCGCATCAGGTTCACCTGTTATCGGTGGTTTACACGGAGGTACACGTCACTACTTCTGTGACCATTGTATGAGCTGGCTATTCACACGCCCTGAAGGGATGGATGATTTTGTCAATGTACGCTCCACCTTGTTAGAGGACACTCAAAACTATAGGCCATTCATTGAGTGCTACACAGATGAAAAGCTGGCTTGGGCCACCACTGAGGCAAAGTACAGTTTTAGTAAGTTTCCCGCCCAGGAGGACTATCCAGCACTGATCCAAGCATTTGCATCCAATGGGAAATAA
- a CDS encoding S-layer homology domain-containing protein, with amino-acid sequence MAQKSSSFFPCLIVGLGVLLGACSGNQALQDRFAANPSLGSSPNPTSPVSPAPTPQLTEAEPTTTPAPTPTATFSTGTFSDLDKVGDRQRAEIEDLSQLGIVQAKTGQEFAPQSNISRGKFARWLFQANNIFFANQPSKQIRPASGNATPLFTDVPPNHSDFAQIQGLADAGLIPSSLTNDPSATQFRPGAPLTREDLIRWKVPLDHRRALPNASLENIKETWGFQDAAKISPNIWPALAADFQNGDQSNLKRMFGYITIFQPQRPVTRGEAASALWFLGAQTDGLSAKDVINAPAAPSPEVEPTVTPENSPN; translated from the coding sequence ATGGCTCAGAAATCTTCGTCGTTTTTTCCCTGTTTAATTGTTGGACTTGGTGTCCTGTTGGGGGCCTGTAGTGGCAATCAGGCGTTGCAGGATCGTTTTGCCGCTAATCCTTCCCTGGGCAGTTCCCCTAATCCCACTTCCCCGGTTTCCCCTGCCCCAACTCCCCAACTCACAGAGGCAGAGCCCACCACCACACCGGCACCAACCCCTACTGCCACTTTTTCTACGGGCACTTTTAGCGATCTAGACAAAGTAGGCGATCGCCAAAGGGCAGAAATTGAAGACCTGAGTCAACTAGGCATTGTCCAAGCTAAAACGGGGCAGGAATTTGCGCCCCAAAGTAACATCAGTCGGGGAAAATTCGCCCGCTGGTTATTTCAAGCCAATAACATATTTTTTGCCAACCAACCCAGTAAACAAATCAGGCCCGCTTCTGGTAACGCCACCCCTCTTTTCACCGACGTTCCCCCCAACCACTCCGACTTTGCCCAAATTCAAGGTTTAGCCGATGCTGGTTTAATCCCCTCTAGCCTCACCAACGACCCCAGCGCCACCCAGTTTCGCCCCGGTGCTCCCCTAACCAGAGAAGATTTAATCCGCTGGAAAGTCCCCCTAGACCACCGCCGGGCACTGCCTAATGCCAGCCTGGAAAATATCAAAGAAACCTGGGGTTTTCAGGACGCCGCCAAAATTAGCCCTAACATTTGGCCCGCCCTAGCCGCCGACTTCCAAAACGGCGATCAATCCAACCTCAAAAGAATGTTTGGTTACATCACCATCTTTCAACCCCAACGTCCAGTAACCAGGGGAGAAGCGGCCTCAGCCCTCTGGTTTTTAGGAGCCCAGACCGATGGTCTAAGCGCCAAAGATGTCATTAATGCTCCTGCAGCTCCATCCCCCGAAGTTGAACCCACCGTTACCCCAGAGAATTCCCCCAATTAG
- a CDS encoding cyanophycinase, giving the protein MPLSSQPAILIIGGAEDKVHGREILQTFWSRSGGTDAIIGIIPSASREPLLIGERYQTIFGDMGVKELKVLDIRDRSQGDDSGYREFVEQCTGIFMTGGDQLRLCGLLADTPLMDRIRQRVHNGEISLAGTSAGAAVMGHHMIAGGSSGEWPNRALVDMAVGLGIIPEIVVDQHFHNRNRMARLLSAVSTHPELLALGIDEDTCAMFERDGSVKVIGQGTVSFVDARDMSYTNAAVVGANAPLSLHNLRLNILVHGEVYHQVKQRAFPRVI; this is encoded by the coding sequence ATGCCCCTATCCTCCCAACCGGCCATCTTAATTATTGGTGGTGCAGAAGATAAAGTTCACGGCCGTGAAATTTTACAAACATTTTGGTCGCGTTCCGGTGGCACCGACGCCATTATTGGCATTATTCCATCCGCATCTCGGGAGCCTTTGCTAATTGGGGAGAGATATCAAACTATCTTTGGCGACATGGGGGTCAAAGAGTTAAAGGTATTGGATATCCGTGACCGCTCCCAGGGGGACGACAGTGGTTACCGGGAATTTGTCGAACAGTGTACAGGCATTTTTATGACTGGGGGAGATCAGCTACGCCTTTGTGGGCTGTTGGCAGATACCCCTCTAATGGATCGCATTCGTCAACGGGTACATAACGGGGAAATTAGTTTGGCGGGCACCAGTGCGGGGGCAGCGGTGATGGGGCATCACATGATTGCCGGGGGCAGTAGCGGCGAATGGCCCAATCGAGCCTTGGTGGATATGGCGGTGGGGCTGGGTATCATTCCAGAAATTGTGGTGGATCAACATTTCCATAACCGTAATCGCATGGCCCGACTATTAAGTGCCGTTTCCACCCATCCAGAACTGTTGGCCCTAGGCATTGATGAAGATACCTGCGCCATGTTCGAGCGGGACGGCTCTGTTAAAGTTATCGGCCAGGGTACGGTGTCCTTTGTGGATGCTAGGGACATGAGCTACACCAACGCCGCTGTGGTGGGGGCCAATGCTCCGTTAAGCCTGCATAATCTACGCCTCAATATCCTTGTGCATGGGGAAGTTTACCATCAAGTAAAACAGCGGGCTTTTCCTCGGGTAATCTAG
- the cphA gene encoding cyanophycin synthetase, whose protein sequence is MKILKTLTLRGPNYWSIRRKKLIVMRLDLEDLAERPSSSIPGFYEGLIRVLPSLIEHFCSPGHRGGFLERVQEGTYMGHIVEHVALELQELVGMTAGFGRTRETSTPGIYNVVYEYVDEQAGRYAGRAAVRLCRSLVDTGDYPQAELEKDLEDLRDLGANSALGPSTETIVTEADARKIPWMLLSARAMVQLGYGIHQQRIQATLSSQSGILGVELACDKEGTKTILQDAGIPVPRGTTIQYFDDLEEAINDVGGYPIVIKPLDGNHGRGITINVRHWQEAIAAYDLAAEESKSRSIIVERYYEGSDHRVLVVNGKLVAVAERIPAHVTGDGNSTISELIDKTNRDPNRGDGHDNILTKIVVNKTAINVMERQGYNLDSVLPKDEVVYLRATANLSTGGIAIDRTDDIHPENVWLMERVAKVIGLDIAGIDVVTSDISKPLRETNGVIVEVNAAPGFRMHVAPSQGLPRNVAAPVLDMLFPPGTPSRIPILAVTGTNGKTTTTRLLAHIYQQTGKTVGYTSTDAIYINEYCVEKGDNTGPQSAGVILRDPTVEVAVLETARGGILRAGLAFDTCDVGVVLNVAADHLGLGDIDTIEQMAKVKSVIAEVVDPSGYAVLNADDPLVAAMADKVKAKVAYFSMNPDNPIIQTHIRRNGIAAVYESGYLSILEGSWTLRVEQATLIPMTMGGMAPFMIANALAACLAAFVNGLDVEIIRQGVRTFTTSAEQTPGRMNLFNLGRYHALVDYAHNPAGYRAVGDFVKNWRGQRFGVVGGPGDRRDSDLIELGQIAAQVFDRIIVKEDDDKRGRSEGEAADLIIKGILQENPGADYELILNETTALNQALDGVETDGLVVMFPESVTRAIDMIKGRNPIG, encoded by the coding sequence ATGAAAATTCTTAAAACCCTTACTCTCCGCGGCCCCAACTATTGGAGCATTCGACGCAAGAAGCTAATTGTAATGCGCCTAGACTTGGAGGATTTGGCGGAGCGACCCTCGAGCAGTATTCCCGGTTTTTATGAAGGGTTAATCAGGGTCTTGCCCTCCCTCATAGAACACTTTTGCTCCCCAGGACACCGGGGCGGCTTTTTGGAGAGGGTGCAGGAGGGAACCTATATGGGCCATATCGTTGAGCATGTGGCCCTGGAACTCCAGGAGTTGGTGGGCATGACAGCGGGATTTGGCCGCACCAGGGAGACTTCGACCCCAGGCATTTATAATGTTGTCTATGAATATGTGGATGAACAGGCGGGACGTTATGCCGGCAGGGCGGCGGTGCGTTTATGTCGTTCCCTGGTGGATACGGGGGATTATCCCCAGGCTGAACTAGAAAAGGATTTAGAAGATTTACGGGATTTGGGAGCTAACTCGGCCCTGGGCCCCAGCACCGAAACCATTGTCACCGAAGCCGATGCCCGCAAAATTCCTTGGATGCTTCTCAGTGCTCGGGCCATGGTGCAGTTGGGTTATGGCATCCATCAACAGAGAATTCAGGCGACCCTTAGTTCCCAATCTGGCATTCTGGGGGTGGAACTGGCCTGTGATAAGGAAGGAACCAAAACCATTCTCCAGGATGCGGGTATCCCGGTGCCCCGGGGTACTACCATTCAATATTTTGATGATTTGGAAGAGGCGATTAACGATGTGGGGGGTTATCCGATAGTCATTAAACCCCTGGATGGCAACCATGGTCGGGGCATCACCATTAATGTGCGCCATTGGCAGGAGGCGATCGCCGCCTATGATTTGGCTGCAGAAGAGTCGAAAAGTCGTTCCATCATTGTGGAGCGGTACTACGAGGGCAGTGACCACCGGGTATTGGTGGTAAATGGCAAACTGGTGGCGGTGGCGGAGAGAATCCCGGCCCATGTGACCGGGGACGGCAACTCCACCATTAGTGAATTAATTGATAAAACTAACCGAGACCCCAATCGCGGCGATGGCCACGATAATATCCTTACCAAAATTGTGGTCAATAAAACGGCGATCAATGTGATGGAACGCCAGGGCTATAACCTGGACAGTGTTTTACCCAAGGATGAAGTGGTTTATCTGCGGGCCACGGCCAACCTCAGCACCGGCGGCATTGCCATTGACCGCACCGACGATATTCACCCAGAAAACGTCTGGTTAATGGAACGGGTGGCCAAAGTGATTGGCCTGGACATTGCCGGCATCGACGTGGTGACCTCCGACATCAGTAAGCCCCTGCGGGAAACCAACGGGGTAATTGTGGAAGTGAACGCGGCCCCCGGTTTTCGCATGCATGTGGCCCCCAGCCAAGGCTTACCCCGTAACGTGGCCGCACCAGTGTTGGATATGCTCTTTCCCCCCGGCACCCCCAGCCGCATTCCCATTTTGGCGGTGACGGGCACCAATGGTAAAACCACCACCACTCGCCTTTTGGCCCATATTTATCAGCAAACAGGCAAAACGGTGGGCTACACCAGCACCGATGCCATTTATATCAATGAATACTGTGTGGAAAAAGGGGACAATACGGGGCCCCAGAGTGCCGGGGTAATCCTGCGGGATCCCACGGTGGAAGTGGCGGTGTTGGAAACAGCCCGGGGCGGAATTTTGCGGGCAGGACTAGCCTTTGATACCTGTGACGTGGGTGTAGTACTCAACGTGGCCGCAGATCACCTCGGTTTGGGAGACATTGACACCATTGAACAAATGGCCAAAGTTAAATCGGTCATTGCAGAAGTGGTGGATCCCAGTGGCTATGCGGTGCTCAATGCCGATGACCCCTTGGTGGCGGCCATGGCGGATAAGGTGAAAGCTAAGGTGGCCTATTTTTCCATGAATCCCGATAACCCCATTATCCAAACCCACATACGGCGAAATGGGATTGCAGCGGTCTATGAATCTGGTTATTTGTCCATTTTGGAAGGTTCCTGGACTCTGCGGGTGGAACAGGCCACATTGATTCCCATGACCATGGGGGGAATGGCACCGTTTATGATTGCCAATGCCCTGGCCGCTTGCTTGGCCGCCTTTGTGAATGGCTTAGATGTGGAAATCATTCGTCAGGGGGTACGCACCTTCACCACCTCGGCAGAACAGACTCCTGGTAGGATGAATTTATTTAATCTGGGTCGTTACCATGCGTTGGTGGACTATGCCCACAATCCGGCCGGTTATCGGGCCGTAGGGGATTTTGTCAAAAACTGGCGGGGTCAACGCTTTGGGGTGGTGGGGGGCCCTGGCGATCGCCGGGACAGTGATCTGATCGAATTGGGGCAAATTGCCGCCCAAGTGTTTGATCGTATTATTGTCAAGGAAGATGACGATAAACGGGGTCGTTCAGAGGGAGAAGCGGCGGATTTAATTATTAAGGGCATTTTGCAAGAAAATCCTGGCGCTGACTACGAGCTAATTTTGAATGAAACCACCGCCCTCAACCAGGCCCTAGATGGCGTTGAAACCGATGGCTTGGTGGTGATGTTCCCCGAAAGTGTCACCAGGGCGATCGACATGATCAAGGGCCGTAATCCCATCGGCTAA
- a CDS encoding NAD(P)/FAD-dependent oxidoreductase translates to MEEFAVVIIGAGPAGGQCARRLAQKGVRVLLVEQHSNFSQNNYSSAASPLETMALFDLPPGVVARYWRNLAIAASESEQTWHSDQPQGVVFDFAKLRQFLADAVTEAESQVWLGHRFSSYQQGESGLEVTLSCRDPLGTGSSEKVTVKAQVLIDATGSKRAVINYGQPKVTDNGQYYRGIGTEYLITVDEATHKRFTDTLVFFLGYRWSPQGYSWIFPMDNGQLKVGTAIFAGKHRHLGKLKPIRSYTEAIIKDYLKLEKPQYHLVEIHGSVLDYAVNQGDTYHRGSVLAIGDAVSTVNFLGGEGIRHGMQGANIAVPFVLGYLRGDQQAFGKYEQAMKSHFAEPWQRTEKLSQRVYLEFGDRQIDLGVTYLSYFRYEDVLDLLFHYRFDRIYGGITPLLLKKVAQFSQQCRQWLRNLRRFFPV, encoded by the coding sequence ATGGAAGAGTTTGCAGTGGTGATAATTGGAGCAGGGCCCGCTGGGGGGCAATGTGCTCGACGGTTGGCCCAAAAGGGTGTCCGAGTTCTGTTAGTGGAGCAACATTCAAATTTTAGCCAAAATAATTACTCTAGCGCCGCTAGTCCTTTGGAAACCATGGCATTGTTCGATCTACCTCCAGGGGTGGTGGCCCGTTATTGGCGCAATTTGGCAATCGCCGCCAGTGAAAGTGAACAAACATGGCACAGCGATCAACCCCAGGGAGTGGTGTTCGATTTTGCTAAATTACGACAATTTTTAGCAGATGCAGTCACAGAGGCGGAGAGCCAGGTTTGGTTAGGGCACCGTTTTTCGAGTTACCAACAGGGAGAATCTGGGTTAGAGGTAACCCTATCTTGCCGAGATCCCCTAGGTACTGGATCCTCTGAAAAGGTAACAGTAAAAGCTCAGGTACTAATTGATGCCACCGGGTCAAAACGGGCGGTGATTAATTATGGGCAACCCAAAGTCACAGATAACGGCCAGTATTACCGGGGCATTGGCACAGAATATTTAATTACAGTGGATGAAGCTACCCATAAGCGTTTTACGGACACCTTAGTTTTTTTCCTCGGTTACCGTTGGAGTCCCCAGGGCTATTCCTGGATTTTTCCCATGGATAATGGGCAGCTAAAGGTGGGCACGGCTATTTTTGCGGGGAAGCATCGCCATTTGGGGAAGTTAAAGCCAATCCGTTCCTACACCGAAGCCATTATCAAGGATTATTTAAAACTAGAAAAACCCCAATACCATCTGGTGGAAATCCATGGTTCTGTCCTTGACTACGCCGTTAACCAAGGGGACACTTACCACCGTGGTTCGGTGTTGGCGATCGGAGATGCGGTGTCAACGGTGAATTTTTTGGGGGGGGAAGGCATTCGCCATGGTATGCAGGGGGCCAATATTGCTGTTCCCTTTGTGCTGGGTTATCTCCGGGGGGATCAACAAGCTTTCGGAAAGTATGAGCAGGCGATGAAATCCCACTTTGCTGAACCCTGGCAACGGACAGAAAAATTAAGTCAACGGGTTTACCTGGAGTTTGGCGATCGCCAAATTGATTTGGGGGTGACGTACTTGAGCTATTTCCGCTATGAAGATGTGTTGGATCTCCTTTTCCACTACCGATTTGATAGGATCTATGGGGGCATTACTCCCCTGTTGCTCAAAAAAGTTGCCCAATTCAGCCAGCAGTGCCGCCAATGGCTCAGAAATCTTCGTCGTTTTTTCCCTGTTTAA
- a CDS encoding DUF4129 domain-containing protein: MATYQKSNLAWELQQLTQNGREWVAWQTDRLWQGVPPIPGLNIPHWERWEELIFHGLLWLIIAMVIAVLWFNRKTWQRYWHNLSKVDLSPHFLPPNPGVNHWIRTAHQAARQGDYYQACRHLYLAMLQMLQEQRGLDQTPGRTDREYQQLTAQFPQAIAYNTLFTIHQELCFGQQQASLELFEDCQGAITQLEHGPRATMDQQKLAGS, from the coding sequence ATGGCTACCTATCAAAAAAGCAACCTTGCCTGGGAATTGCAACAGTTAACGCAGAATGGGCGGGAATGGGTGGCCTGGCAGACTGATCGCCTCTGGCAGGGAGTGCCTCCCATACCGGGGTTAAATATTCCCCATTGGGAACGGTGGGAAGAATTAATTTTCCACGGCTTACTCTGGTTAATTATTGCAATGGTGATCGCCGTCCTTTGGTTTAATCGCAAAACTTGGCAGAGATATTGGCATAATTTGAGCAAAGTTGATCTGAGTCCTCATTTTTTGCCCCCAAATCCCGGAGTTAATCATTGGATTAGAACGGCCCACCAGGCCGCCCGCCAGGGGGATTATTACCAAGCTTGTCGCCATTTGTACTTGGCCATGTTGCAAATGTTGCAGGAGCAAAGGGGTTTAGATCAAACACCGGGGAGAACTGACCGGGAATATCAGCAGTTAACGGCGCAATTTCCCCAGGCGATCGCCTATAACACTCTTTTCACCATCCATCAGGAACTTTGTTTTGGCCAGCAACAGGCTTCCCTCGAGTTATTTGAAGATTGCCAGGGGGCGATCACCCAATTGGAACATGGCCCTAGGGCAACGATGGATCAGCAAAAATTGGCTGGGTCTTGA